A stretch of the Papaver somniferum cultivar HN1 chromosome 6, ASM357369v1, whole genome shotgun sequence genome encodes the following:
- the LOC113290027 gene encoding uncharacterized protein LOC113290027 isoform X2, producing MLQLGSEHPKCCYNISLCKIFGSHWNHEKRRFPQGAETELVYVNKGEQHKRASEIEPKQDAVHIKKRKTSDSKPCKVESQQEHFLSLSQNSSPSQSDQEQTPIKETPRPLCLLKQRFLNPNVNNVEETQPNQISSSIRSSPQDFHFVSGENPRHTPKQEQFLHMNVSWPEGQFSMDHKPTEAMPVHFLIGADVRGKVDGAFDPGFLMTANVNGKIVRGILFAPGNGFVPRGAVLPPSSPALDNLVLRQIFGRPSHRGSVGILGFMLCM from the exons ATGTTGCAGCTCGGATCCGAGCACCCTAAGTGCTGTTACAACATTTCTTTATGTAAGATTTTTGGTAGTCATTGGAACCATGAGAAAAGAAGGTTCCCACAAGGAGCAGAGACTGAATTG GTCTATGTGAATAAAGGAGAGCAACATAAGAGAGCTAGTGAAATAGAACCAAAGCAAG ATGCTGTACACATAAAGAAACGAAAAACAAGTGATTCTAAGCCATGCAAAGTGGAATCCCAACAAGAACACTTCCTTTCATTGTCGCAGAATTCATCACCTTCCCAATCTGACCAAGAGCAGACACCGATTAAAGAAACACCTCGTCCATTATGTTTGTTGAAGCAACGTTTTCTGAATCCAAATGTAAACAATGTCGAAGAGACTCAACCCAATCAGATTAGTAGTAGCATTCGAAGTAGCCCACAAGATTTTCATTTTGTGTCAGGAGAAAATCCTAGACACACCCCAAAGCAAGAACAGTTTCTACATATGAACGTAAGCTGGCCAGAAGGACAATTTTCCATGGATCACAAACCAACTGAAGCTATGCCAGTGCATTTCTTG ATTGGAGCTGATGTTCGAGGTAAAGTGGATGGAGCATTCGATCCAGGATTCCTAATGACTGCAAATGTTAATGGCAAGATCGTTAGAGGAATCTTATTTGCTCCT GGAAACGGGTTTGTACCAAGGGGTGCCGTTCTTCCTCCAAGTTCACCAGCTTTAGATAATTTAGTTTTGCGACAAATTTTCGGTCGGCCATCCCACCGTGGCAGCGTTGGAATCTTAGGATTCATGTTGTGTATGTAA
- the LOC113290027 gene encoding uncharacterized protein LOC113290027 isoform X1, whose product MLQLGSEHPKCCYNISLCKIFGSHWNHEKRRFPQGAETELVYVNKGEQHKRASEIEPKQVVLRSSDAVHIKKRKTSDSKPCKVESQQEHFLSLSQNSSPSQSDQEQTPIKETPRPLCLLKQRFLNPNVNNVEETQPNQISSSIRSSPQDFHFVSGENPRHTPKQEQFLHMNVSWPEGQFSMDHKPTEAMPVHFLIGADVRGKVDGAFDPGFLMTANVNGKIVRGILFAPGNGFVPRGAVLPPSSPALDNLVLRQIFGRPSHRGSVGILGFMLCM is encoded by the exons ATGTTGCAGCTCGGATCCGAGCACCCTAAGTGCTGTTACAACATTTCTTTATGTAAGATTTTTGGTAGTCATTGGAACCATGAGAAAAGAAGGTTCCCACAAGGAGCAGAGACTGAATTG GTCTATGTGAATAAAGGAGAGCAACATAAGAGAGCTAGTGAAATAGAACCAAAGCAAGTTGTGTTGCGCAGCTCAG ATGCTGTACACATAAAGAAACGAAAAACAAGTGATTCTAAGCCATGCAAAGTGGAATCCCAACAAGAACACTTCCTTTCATTGTCGCAGAATTCATCACCTTCCCAATCTGACCAAGAGCAGACACCGATTAAAGAAACACCTCGTCCATTATGTTTGTTGAAGCAACGTTTTCTGAATCCAAATGTAAACAATGTCGAAGAGACTCAACCCAATCAGATTAGTAGTAGCATTCGAAGTAGCCCACAAGATTTTCATTTTGTGTCAGGAGAAAATCCTAGACACACCCCAAAGCAAGAACAGTTTCTACATATGAACGTAAGCTGGCCAGAAGGACAATTTTCCATGGATCACAAACCAACTGAAGCTATGCCAGTGCATTTCTTG ATTGGAGCTGATGTTCGAGGTAAAGTGGATGGAGCATTCGATCCAGGATTCCTAATGACTGCAAATGTTAATGGCAAGATCGTTAGAGGAATCTTATTTGCTCCT GGAAACGGGTTTGTACCAAGGGGTGCCGTTCTTCCTCCAAGTTCACCAGCTTTAGATAATTTAGTTTTGCGACAAATTTTCGGTCGGCCATCCCACCGTGGCAGCGTTGGAATCTTAGGATTCATGTTGTGTATGTAA
- the LOC113290029 gene encoding porphobilinogen deaminase, chloroplastic-like, which translates to MANLALKQCIFLGSPITNKNLSNGSISVIGFPPPSSSSRKHLVLTAKAAVTVEQQTEKKVSLIKIGTRGSPLALAQAYQTRERLIAAHADLAEEGAIEIIIIKTTGDKILDQPLADIGGKGLFTKEIDEALLNGDIDIAVHSMKDVPTYLPDGTILPCNLPREDVRDAFISLSAASLGDLPAGSVVGSASLRRQSQILHKYPSLKVENIRGNVQTRLKKLKEGKVKATLLALAGLKRLDMTENVTAILSIDDMLPAVAQGAIGIACRTNDDKMANYIASLDHEDTRFAITCERAFLATLDGSCRTPIAGYAHRDTDGSCVFRGLVASPDGTQVLETSRTGTFALDDMISMGKDAGEELRSRAGPGFFDFLTAQK; encoded by the exons ATGGCAAACTTAGCCTTGAAAcagtgtatatttcttggttctcCAATTACAAACAAGAATCTTAGTAATGGGTCGATTTCAGTTATTGGGTTcccaccaccatcttcttcctctcgaaAACACCTTGTTTTGACTGCTAAGGCTGCTGTCACCGTTGAGCAGCAAACCGAGAAGAAAGTCTCTCTGATCAAAATTGGAACCAGAGGAAG CCCACTGGCACTTGCTCAGGCTTACCAAACACGGGAGAGACTCATTGCCGCACATGCAGACTTGGCTGAAGAAGGAGCCATTGAAATTATCATTATAAAAACGACCGGTGACAAGATACTGGATCAGCCTCTTGCAGATATAGGAGGCAAAGGCCTGTTCACAAAAGAGATAGATGAAGCTCTACTAAATGGCGACATAGATATCGCCGTCCACTCTATGAAAGATGTCCCTACATATTTACCAGACGGGACAATTTTACCATGCAACCTTCCACGAGAAGATGTCCGTGATGCATTTATTTCATTGAGTGCAGCTTCCCTGGGTGATCTACCTGCTGGAAGTGTTGTTGGTAGTGCTTCTCTTAGAAGACAATCACAGATACTGCACAAATACCCTTCATTGAAA GTCGAGAACATTAGAGGCAACGTTCAAACAAGATTAAAGAAACTTAAAGAAGGGAAAGTCAAAGCGACATTATTAGCATTGGCCGGGCTCAAACGTCTTGACATGACAGAAAATGTCACTGCCATTCTATCTATAGATGATATGCTTCCAGCCGTTGCTCAAGGAGCTATTGGAATTGCATGTCGGACCAATGATGATAAGATG GCTAATTACATTGCTTCACTGGATCACGAGGATACCAGATTTGCCATCACATGTGAAAGAGCTTTCCTTGCAACACTGGATGGTTCTTGCCGAACTCCAATTGCAGGTTATGCTCACCGCGATACAGATGGTTCTTGTGTGTTTAGGGGATTGGTTGCTTCACCTGATGGAACTCAAG tacTGGAGACATCCAGAACGGGTACATTTGCTCTCGACGATATGATTTCCATGGGGAAAGATGCTGGTGAGGAATTGCGTTCACGTGCTGGTCCAGGTTTCTTTGATTTCTTAACAGCCCAAAAGTAG
- the LOC113290028 gene encoding UDP-glucose 6-dehydrogenase 5-like — MVKICCIGAGYVGGPTMAMIAYKCPDIQVVVVDISVPRINAWNSDRLPIFEPGLDEVVKSCRNTNLFFSSDVESNISDSDIIFVSVNTPTKTRGLGAGKAADLTYWESAARMIADVAKSDKIVVEKSTVPVKTAEAIEKILNHNSRDGVNFQILSNPEFLAEGTAIDDLTNPDRVLIGGRQTPEGQKAVAALKGVYAKWVPEDRIITTNLWSAELSKLAANAILAQRISSINAMSALCEATGANVSEVAYAVGKDTRIGPKFLNASVGFGGSCFQKDILNLVYICECNGLTEVANYWRQVVQINDYQKLRFVNRVVSSMFNTVSGKKILVLGFAFKKDTGDTRETPAIDVCLGLLGDKAKLSIYDPQVSEDQIRRDLTTSKFDWDHPQHLVPSSPTAKSKEMVTVTWDAYEAAKGAHGICIMTEWDEFKSLDYQRIYDGMEKPAFVFDGRNVVNPDELRKIGFIVYSIGKPLDAWMKDLPAAPLT; from the coding sequence ATGGTAAAAATATGTTGCATCGGGGCCGGTTACGTTGGAGGACCGACCATGGCAATGATCGCCTACAAGTGCCCTGATATTCAAGTGGTCGTCGTCGATATTTCAGTTCCGCGTATCAATGCCTGGAACAGTGACCGTCTCCCAATCTTTGAGCCTGGCCTTGATGAAGTTGTCAAATCATGCAGAAACACCAATCTCTTCTTTAGTTCAGACGTCGAGTCCAATATTTCGGATTCCGATATCATCTTCGTCTCAGTCAATACCCCAACCAAAACCCGTGGCCTTGGAGCTGGCAAGGCAGCTGATCTCACTTATTGGGAGAGTGCTGCCCGTATGATCGCTGATGTCGCCAAGTCCGACAAGATTGTGGTAGAGAAGTCGACCGTCCCTGTAAAGACTGCTGAGGCCATCGAGAAGATCTTAAACCACAACAGTCGTGACGGTGTTAACTTCCAAATCCTCTCGAACCCTGAATTCCTTGCCGAGGGTACTGCCATTGATGACCTCACCAATCCGGATCGGGTCCTCATAGGAGGACGTCAGACCCCTGAAGGTCAGAAGGCTGTGGCTGCCCTTAAGGGTGTGTACGCCAAATGGGTCCCAGAGGATCGTATCATAACCACAAATTTATGGTCAGCAGAGCTCTCAAAGCTGGCAGCAAATGCAATATTGGCGCAAAGGATCTCCTCTATCAACGCCATGTCTGCATTATGCGAGGCAACGGGTGCTAATGTCTCGGAGGTTGCTTATGCCGTGGGTAAGGACACTAGGATTGGCCCCAAGTTCTTGAACGCAAGTGTCGGGTTCGGGGGTTCATGCTTCCAGAAGGACATACTGAACCTGGTGTACATTTGTGAGTGCAACGGTCTGACAGAGGTGGCAAACTATTGGAGGCAGGTAGTCCAGATCAATGACTACCAGAAGTTGAGGTTTGTGAACAGGGTGGTGTCATCCATGTTCAACACCGTGTCGGGAAAGAAGATACTCGTCTTAGGATTCGCATTTAAGAAGGATACTGGTGACACTAGGGAGACGCCTGCAATAGATGTCTGCTTGGGTCTACTAGGGGACAAAGCAAAGTTGTCAATCTACGATCCACAGGTAAGCGAGGATCAAATTAGAAGGGATCTAACAACAAGCAAATTTGACTGGGATCATCCGCAGCACCTGGTCCCAAGTAGTCCTACAGCTAAATCAAAGGAAATGGTGACTGTCACATGGGATGCATATGAAGCAGCCAAGGGAGCTCATGGTATCTGCATCATGACGGAGTGGGATGAGTTCAAGTCGTTAGATTACCAGAGGATTTACGATGGAATGGAGAAACCAGCATTTGTGTTCGATGGAAGGAATGTGGTGAATCCGGATGAACTAAGAAAGATTGGATTCATCGTATACTCTATAGGCAAACCATTAGATGCTTGGATGAAGGATCTCCCAGCTGCCCCTTTAACTTAA